The genome window GAGCCGTCGATGGTCCACGTGAAGAAGGGGGATCAGACCGTGTTTCGCTTCATCCGTCAGACCGAGTCCACCTGCGCAACCAATGTTCAGATTCCTGCGCTCGATGTGAAACCGACGGATCTGCCCATGAACGAGGCCGTCGCGATCGAGGTGACGCCGGAGAAGACGGGATCATTCACATTTGCCTGCGGAATGGACATGATCGAAGGTACGGTCATGGTCGAACGGGCATCCAAGGGGTGATTGCCTGAACGCCTCCGCCGTCACCCCCTTTGCTATTGAGGACCGAATGACCAAAACCTGTTTGGCGGACAGCCTTCGGCCACCCCAAGGTACGAACCTCCCGACGGCCGGTCCTCGCGGCGCGCGCACGATTTTGACGTCGTGGATCGCGCTCACCGAGCCGACTGCGTCCGTACCAAAGTTTGACCTTCAGCCCTACCTGAGACGCGACCGTCTGCCCTTCCTTATTCGCGATTCATCCACCGAACAGGTTATCATGCTTTCTTCTGTTATCGAATGGAGCGCCCGAAACCGGCTTCTCGTCGGCATGCTGACGCTTCTTCTCGCGGCTGCGGGAACGTGGGCGACTCTGAGCATTCCGATCGACGCCTTTCCGGACCTGTCGCCCACACAGGTGATCGTGAAGACGGAATACCCCGGACAGGGGCCGCAGATTGTCGAGCAGCAGGTCACGTATCCGCTGACGACATCGCTGATGTCCGTTCCGTTTGCGAAGACGGTGCGCGGCTATTCGATGTTTGGGACGTCGTTCGTCTACGTCATTTTTGAGGATGGGACGGACATGTACTGGGCGAGAAGCCGGGTGCTCGAGTACCTGAACACGGTTTCCGAGGATCTCCCGGCGTCGGCCAAGCCGGCACTCGGTCCGGACGCGAGCGGGGTTGGATGGGTCTATCAGTACACGTTGCGGGACACGACCGGGCAGCACGATCTCGCCGAGCTTCGCTCGATCCAGGATTTCTTCCTGCGATATGAGTTGCAGGGTGTGGACGGAGTGTCGGAGGTCGCGTCGGTGGGCGGATTTAAGAAGCAGTACCAGGTCGTCGTCGATCCGCAGAAGCTGTCGGCCTATGGCGTGCCGTTACAGCATGTCAAAATGGCGCTCAAACGATCCAATCAGGATGTCGGCGGGCGCCTGCTCGAGATGGGGGAGCGCGAGTTCATCGTGCGAGGAAAAGGCTATCTGGAGGGCGTTGACGATATCCGTTCGGTGGGTCTCACGTCGAGCAACGGGACGCCGCTCACGATCGGAGATATCGCCCGCGTTCAGGTAGGCCCAGAGCTTCGCCGCGGAATTGCCGAGGTGGACGGCGTGGGCGAGGTGGTCGGGGGAATCGTCGTGATGCGAAGTGGCGAGAACGCGATGGAAGTCATCGAGCGGACGGAGGCGCGACTCGATGAACTATCTGCCAGCTTGCCGAGCGGAGTCGAGATTGTCACGCAATACAACCGTCGTCCACTCATCGAGCGCGCGATCGACACGCTGACCACGCAGCTCATCGAGGAAATGATCGTCGTTGCGCTGGTCGTGCTGCTCTTTCTCCTGCATGCGAGAAGTGCTGTTGTTGCGCTGATTACCGTACCGGTCGGGATCGTCGTGTCCTTGCTCGTGATGCACCTACTGGGCATCAACGCGAACGTGATGAGTCTCGGCGGGATCGCGATCGCCATCGGCGTGATGGTGGATGCGTCGCTCGTGATGGTGGAGAACGCCCACAAGCATCTGGAGCGAATACGCGAGGCCCGATACGCAGAAGCGACCGGTGACGGAGCAGGGGATGGTGCTTCAGGGGAAGAGCCTGAGATCGACAACGGCGAGCGGATTGAGGCTGTAATCGCTGCGGCAAAAGAGGTCGGGCCGAGCCTGTTCTTTTCGCTGCTGATCATTACGGTCAGCTTCCTGCCGGTATTCACGCTGCAGCAGGTGGAAGGAAGACTTTTCCGGCCGCTGGCGTTCACCAAGACCTTTGCGATGGCCGCGGCCTCGCTGCTTGCGGTGACGCTCGTTCCCGCACTCATGGTCACGTTCGTGAAAGGGCGGATCCGGAAGGAGTCGGAGAACCCGATCGCCCGATTTTTCATCGGCGCGTACCGCCCGGTTATCCGGCATGTGCTCCGCCGACCCGTGACGGTGCTCGTTGGTGCCACGGCCTTGCTTCTGATTACGCTGCTTCCGATTCAGCGGATGACGCTTGGGACGGCGTACGTTCCGTTCCCGCAGATCGGGTCGGAATTTATGCCCCCACTAAACGAGGGCGATCTTCTGTACATGCCGACCACGCTGCCCGGCGTGTCTCCGCAGAAGGCTAAGGAATTGCTCCAGCAGACGGATCGCATCATCGCGCAATTCCCCGAAGTCGAATCGGTGTTTGGAAAAGCAGGGCGTGCGGAAACCGCGACGGATCCCGCACCGCTATCGATGCTGGAAACCACGATCCAGCTTAAGCCGAAGGACGAGTGGCGAGACGGCATGACGCGGCAGAAGCTGATCCGCGAAATGGATGCGGCCCTGCAGATTCCGGGGCTCACGAACGCCTGGACGCAGCCAATCGAGGCGCGAACGGACATGCTCGCGACGGGAATCAAAACGCCGGTCGGGATTAAGGTTGCCGGTGAGGATCTGAAAACGCTCGAACAGATCGGCGAGCAACTCGAAGCGGTGCTCGCGCCCCTGTCCGGCACGCAATCGGTGTACGCCGAGCGCGTGATGGGCGGGACGTTTTTGGACATCGAGGTCGATCGCCGCGAAGTCGCGAGGTATGGCCTCACGACCGGCGACGTGCAGGATGTGATCCAGACGGCCATTGGCGGCATGCCCGTGACGACGACGGTCGAGGGACTGGAGCGGTACTCGGTCAATGTGCGCTATCCGCGTGGACTCCGCGATAATCTACCGGCGCTACGCGACGTTCGCGTTCCCCTTCCGAGGGGCGGAGAGATTCCGCTGGGACAGGTCGCCACGTTCGAGCGCGTCGAAGGCCCGCCGATGATCAAAAGCGAGCAGGCAAGGCCCAACGCGTGGGTCTTCGTCGACATCACGGATCGCACCGACGTCGGAACGTATGTCCAGAATGCGAAGGAGGTCGTTCGCGAGCAGATCGACCTTCCGGCCGGATACGCACTCACATGGAGCGGTCAGTATCAGTACATGGAGCGAGCGAATGAACGACTGCAGCTTCTTGTGCCGATCACGATCGCCATCATTTTCCTACTGCTCCTGATTCATTTTCGGAGCGCGATGAAATCGGCCCTTCTCCTCGGGCTGTTGCCTTTTTGCGCCGTTGGCGCGATCTGGCTGATGTGGATGCTCGACTTCAACATGAGCATCGCCGTCGGCGTCGGGTTCA of Longibacter salinarum contains these proteins:
- a CDS encoding efflux RND transporter permease subunit, which encodes MLSSVIEWSARNRLLVGMLTLLLAAAGTWATLSIPIDAFPDLSPTQVIVKTEYPGQGPQIVEQQVTYPLTTSLMSVPFAKTVRGYSMFGTSFVYVIFEDGTDMYWARSRVLEYLNTVSEDLPASAKPALGPDASGVGWVYQYTLRDTTGQHDLAELRSIQDFFLRYELQGVDGVSEVASVGGFKKQYQVVVDPQKLSAYGVPLQHVKMALKRSNQDVGGRLLEMGEREFIVRGKGYLEGVDDIRSVGLTSSNGTPLTIGDIARVQVGPELRRGIAEVDGVGEVVGGIVVMRSGENAMEVIERTEARLDELSASLPSGVEIVTQYNRRPLIERAIDTLTTQLIEEMIVVALVVLLFLLHARSAVVALITVPVGIVVSLLVMHLLGINANVMSLGGIAIAIGVMVDASLVMVENAHKHLERIREARYAEATGDGAGDGASGEEPEIDNGERIEAVIAAAKEVGPSLFFSLLIITVSFLPVFTLQQVEGRLFRPLAFTKTFAMAAASLLAVTLVPALMVTFVKGRIRKESENPIARFFIGAYRPVIRHVLRRPVTVLVGATALLLITLLPIQRMTLGTAYVPFPQIGSEFMPPLNEGDLLYMPTTLPGVSPQKAKELLQQTDRIIAQFPEVESVFGKAGRAETATDPAPLSMLETTIQLKPKDEWRDGMTRQKLIREMDAALQIPGLTNAWTQPIEARTDMLATGIKTPVGIKVAGEDLKTLEQIGEQLEAVLAPLSGTQSVYAERVMGGTFLDIEVDRREVARYGLTTGDVQDVIQTAIGGMPVTTTVEGLERYSVNVRYPRGLRDNLPALRDVRVPLPRGGEIPLGQVATFERVEGPPMIKSEQARPNAWVFVDITDRTDVGTYVQNAKEVVREQIDLPAGYALTWSGQYQYMERANERLQLLVPITIAIIFLLLLIHFRSAMKSALLLGLLPFCAVGAIWLMWMLDFNMSIAVGVGFIAVAGLAAETGVVMLVYLDEAIERYRDRGDLGSIEALRSALEAGSVMRVRPLLMTVFTTFFGLLPLMFSTGTGAQVMQRLATPMVGGLASAAMLTLVVLPAAYMVVHRRRLEPAPVDGSRTVDAVADSMEV